In Maridesulfovibrio sp., the following proteins share a genomic window:
- a CDS encoding sigma-54 dependent transcriptional regulator produces MPESTLLFIAEPQSVTSVFSPLKEAGFQAGLADNLAGAVNFIKKSKPCLIFTRPVMQGYSAQALLAEAVNIENFPPVVIFSRNGSADEAQRFMELGARDYWLEPLSWEKIKLMLPDEKPSFMPEPEQLDAAEKTASSESKGTQGRYQIIGQHPAMARVLGLAKQVAKSKATVLISGESGTGKEMFARFLHHHSDRSDKPFVAINCAALPEHLLESELFGHEKGAFTGAINRKLGKFELASGGTILLDEITEMELGLQAKLLRVLQEGEIDRVGGVETVKVDVRVLATTNRAIEDTVKEGKFRQDLFYRLNVIPLKLPALAQRGEDILLLAKFFVNKYCTEYGLAPLAFSEEATQWLLSYEWPGNVRELQNLMERAVLLAGAGPIESKHFLNDPDAWMPDEVHVEGETPDGELAADADGIAADFAVMPISEMEKKLIIKSLDQTAGNRTKAAELLGISVRTLRNKLNDYKKQGLDL; encoded by the coding sequence ATGCCTGAGAGTACATTACTATTCATAGCCGAACCACAGTCCGTGACATCCGTGTTTTCCCCTCTCAAAGAAGCGGGATTTCAAGCCGGGCTGGCTGACAACCTTGCCGGGGCTGTCAACTTCATCAAAAAATCTAAACCGTGCCTCATTTTTACAAGACCGGTGATGCAGGGCTATTCCGCTCAGGCTCTTTTGGCCGAAGCTGTAAATATTGAAAATTTTCCACCAGTTGTCATCTTTTCCCGCAACGGTTCCGCCGATGAAGCACAGAGATTCATGGAACTGGGTGCAAGGGACTACTGGCTGGAACCGCTTTCATGGGAAAAAATCAAACTGATGCTTCCAGATGAAAAGCCATCTTTCATGCCTGAACCGGAACAACTCGACGCTGCGGAAAAAACAGCTTCTTCTGAATCCAAAGGAACTCAGGGACGCTATCAGATCATCGGCCAGCACCCGGCCATGGCCCGCGTTCTCGGCCTTGCAAAGCAGGTTGCCAAATCAAAGGCAACTGTTCTTATTTCCGGTGAATCCGGAACAGGTAAAGAAATGTTCGCCCGTTTCCTGCACCACCACTCCGACCGCAGTGACAAACCTTTCGTAGCCATCAACTGTGCCGCCCTGCCCGAACACCTGCTTGAATCTGAGCTCTTCGGACATGAGAAAGGAGCCTTCACCGGGGCGATAAACCGCAAACTCGGTAAATTCGAACTAGCTTCCGGCGGTACAATTCTCCTTGACGAAATTACGGAAATGGAACTCGGCTTACAGGCCAAGCTGCTCAGGGTTTTACAGGAAGGGGAAATAGACCGCGTTGGCGGTGTGGAAACCGTGAAAGTTGATGTACGCGTGCTGGCAACCACCAACCGTGCCATTGAAGATACAGTGAAAGAAGGAAAATTCAGGCAGGACCTTTTTTACCGCTTGAACGTTATCCCTCTAAAACTTCCGGCCTTAGCCCAGCGCGGAGAAGACATCCTGTTGCTGGCGAAATTTTTTGTTAATAAATACTGCACGGAATACGGCCTGGCTCCTCTGGCCTTTTCTGAGGAAGCCACACAATGGCTGCTGTCCTACGAATGGCCGGGCAACGTGCGGGAACTGCAAAACCTCATGGAAAGGGCCGTTCTTCTGGCCGGCGCTGGACCAATTGAATCCAAACACTTCCTGAATGACCCGGATGCCTGGATGCCGGACGAAGTTCACGTCGAAGGAGAAACTCCCGACGGCGAACTTGCTGCTGACGCTGACGGTATTGCCGCAGACTTCGCGGTAATGCCCATTTCCGAGATGGAGAAAAAACTGATTATCAAAAGCCTGGACCAGACAGCAGGCAACCGCACCAAGGCGGCAGAGCTACTTGGAATCTCCGTGCGAACCCTGCGCAACAAACTTAACGATTACAAAAAGCAGGGACTTGATCTGTAA
- the serS gene encoding serine--tRNA ligase, with product MLDLKFVQNNLDVVRESLEKRGSKLDVNEFSDLDSRRKALLQEVESLKAERNSTSGEIAKIKKEGGDASEIIARMGEVSGKIKALDEDLKDIESAERDWLAAVPNMPDESVPFGKTEDDNPVIRHWGEKPEFDFTPREHWDLAVELDGVDFERAAKLTGARFAVLKKWGARLERALTQFMVDVQTIDHGYIEVIPPYIVNRDSLFGTGQLPKFAEDLFKLENWEYFMIPTAEVPLTNLHRDEVLNEDDLSIAYCAPTPCFRSEAGSYGKDTKGLIRQHQFHKVEMVRFAHPDKSFDELEAMTGHAEEILKRLGLHYRVITLCTGDMGFGSAKTYDIEVWLPGQDKYREISSCSNCGDFQARRANIKFQPKDSKKKQFVHTLNGSGLAVGRTFVAVVENYQQKDGSIVVPEALRPYMGGLEVITAE from the coding sequence ATGCTCGATTTGAAATTTGTACAGAACAATCTGGATGTAGTTCGCGAAAGCCTCGAGAAAAGAGGTTCCAAACTTGATGTCAACGAATTCAGCGATCTGGATTCCCGCCGCAAGGCTCTTTTGCAGGAAGTGGAATCCCTCAAGGCCGAGCGCAACTCTACCTCCGGAGAGATTGCAAAGATAAAGAAGGAAGGCGGTGACGCTTCAGAAATAATAGCCCGTATGGGTGAAGTTTCCGGCAAGATCAAGGCTCTTGATGAAGACCTCAAAGATATAGAATCCGCAGAGCGTGACTGGCTCGCCGCTGTACCCAACATGCCGGACGAATCCGTTCCTTTCGGAAAAACTGAAGATGACAACCCGGTAATCCGTCACTGGGGCGAGAAACCGGAATTTGATTTCACCCCCCGTGAGCACTGGGATCTGGCTGTTGAGCTGGACGGTGTTGATTTTGAACGTGCGGCCAAACTTACCGGTGCGCGTTTCGCTGTGCTTAAAAAATGGGGGGCACGTCTTGAGCGTGCGTTGACTCAATTTATGGTTGACGTACAGACCATTGATCACGGCTACATCGAAGTTATTCCTCCATACATCGTTAATCGCGATTCTCTTTTTGGGACCGGGCAGCTGCCTAAGTTCGCTGAGGACCTCTTCAAGTTGGAGAACTGGGAATATTTTATGATTCCCACCGCGGAAGTTCCGCTTACCAACCTGCACCGCGATGAAGTGCTCAATGAAGATGATCTTTCCATTGCTTACTGTGCGCCGACTCCCTGCTTCCGTTCTGAAGCCGGTTCCTACGGTAAAGACACAAAAGGTTTGATACGCCAGCACCAGTTCCACAAAGTGGAGATGGTCCGTTTCGCCCATCCTGACAAGTCTTTTGATGAACTTGAGGCAATGACCGGCCACGCCGAAGAAATCCTCAAGCGTCTCGGTCTGCACTACCGTGTTATAACTCTGTGTACCGGCGACATGGGCTTTGGTTCTGCAAAGACCTACGACATTGAGGTGTGGCTGCCCGGGCAGGATAAGTACCGTGAGATCTCTTCCTGCTCCAACTGCGGTGATTTTCAGGCCCGGCGAGCCAACATTAAATTTCAGCCCAAGGACAGCAAGAAAAAGCAGTTCGTACACACACTGAACGGCTCCGGCCTTGCCGTGGGACGTACTTTTGTTGCTGTTGTAGAAAACTATCAGCAGAAAGATGGTTCCATTGTGGTTCCCGAAGCTCTTCGTCCTTACATGGGCGGTCTGGAAGTTATCACTGCCGAATAG
- a CDS encoding CinA family protein — protein sequence MIKNIVPSIGKILIDKGWTMSTAESCTGGLVAATLTDFSGSSAWFSGAVVAYSNEVKMSLLHVPETAIIKYGAVSEETVRAMAEGVCKTLNVDVGVSLSGIAGPTGGTVDKPVGTVWMGWHISGKTYAEKFIFDGDRKSVKDQSLQTVLAKLHQFLEKS from the coding sequence ATGATTAAAAACATTGTACCGTCTATCGGAAAAATTCTTATTGATAAGGGCTGGACCATGTCTACTGCTGAGTCGTGCACCGGAGGCCTTGTTGCCGCCACACTGACCGATTTCTCAGGAAGTTCCGCATGGTTCTCCGGGGCCGTGGTCGCATATTCCAATGAAGTGAAAATGTCTCTGCTGCATGTACCTGAAACGGCTATTATTAAATATGGAGCCGTTAGTGAAGAAACAGTCAGGGCCATGGCTGAAGGAGTCTGCAAGACCCTGAATGTTGATGTGGGAGTTTCACTTTCCGGCATAGCCGGACCCACCGGCGGAACTGTTGACAAACCGGTTGGAACAGTCTGGATGGGTTGGCATATCAGCGGCAAGACCTATGCAGAAAAATTCATTTTTGATGGAGACCGCAAAAGCGTAAAAGACCAAAGCCTGCAAACCGTTCTGGCAAAACTTCACCAGTTTCTGGAAAAGAGCTAG